ATATGTTTGGTTTGGTTatgtaataaataaatctaattttaatttatttgataactaaattttccaaagttttgaaaatgtaagtcaataaattaattagtttCAACACGCCAATATTAATGACTTTAACGTCGACAGTTTAGTTATGttcatgaaaaaatataatttttataaataaataattaagaaacataatttttatttatttattttttcctcaatttattttttttgttattagttTAATGGTTGCTACTTTAGGttgttattagttttttttttagtgtgttGTTTGGTTTTAAGTTTGAGTCTTCTTTGTATAGACTTTGCTTTTATGTACAATgtgtttatataattttacacTAGGGTGGGAGAATTTATTTAAAGGggtaaattaaaaaagttactaataaataaaaatattttatcaaattgTTTACCTGAAGCGGAAAGAGTCACATAATAATTATGTGTGAAAGCACTAAATAAAATTGTTCTTATGGTGATTTTCACGAGTGCACGTTTTTTAAATTACCACTAAAAATTGTTCACTGTGAGATTCAACTGGTATTTTAAAAACAAGTTTAGCATTGATTGGTGTTTCTCTAAGTCTTTAACCCGTGTTATGCACGGAAATGGCACATAAATAACTAAGGTTTATCGTATAATTGTACTGTTTTcaaatattgttaaaatttagctgtaaataacatttttttttcttttttttgttacATTTTCATCTTCATTAAGAATTAGAATTTGTAATCTTCTTTCGTTCTAACTCTAGAAATATCTATATATAATTGTCTATGTGTAAAAACTAGACATGGAAGATATAAACCAACTTTGGTCAATGATTGACATTAGTTTCTATTGATTGTCATTGCAAAAAAATAACCTACTGGAAATTGTCTTCTCTGGAATTTGAATGGCATACCTGCATATAAAGGGATCAAATTCATTCTTGATATGAAGATTTTATCACCAATATTTGATCTTGTTAGGATTGTTGCACAAATAACATTTTTCTTCAAATCAATAACTTGCAACCTTGTTCCATTACAAAGACCATTGGCTTGATCAATATTTCTCAAAAGCATAATAGGCACACCAATTTTCAAATGAAGGTCATGATTTGGTATCCTTGAACATTTTATCTCATTTAAGAACTCAAACGTAAACCATTCACCTTCAATTTCCCGATCTTCATATGATTGGCAAGGTGTATCTGAGCTTAGATAAGTTATTTCTTTAGCACTtaacaaagataaaataaaatcattcacTTGCTCTACTGACTCAGTTATCGGACAAAGTATTGCTCCATCCTCGAAGTACCCAGGACACGTCATGTCAGTCAACAAGTTAGGATAAACAAAATTCACCAATGACAACAAAGGTGTTTTTGTCGCCTCAATCAATAGATCATGTGGAATTTCCACTACACACTCACCATTTTCATTCAAACCAATTCTGTCATTTCCAATATTGAGGATCCAATCAACAAATTCTTTGATATTGTCTGCACTTACATTAGATTTTGCATTGTTTAATCTCATGTTCTGAGAAAGTTTTAAGACTCGACAACTTAGCCACAAATGAGAAGAGTTGATTGTTGACTTCACAACATCATATCTTGATCCTTTTTTTTACAACTGGCAATATTTATCCGAAATCACCTCCTAAAACCACAATCTTCCATTGAAAGGTTTTTTACTATTTCCTTCATTAACTGTTCTCATAACATCTCTCAAAGTTCTGTCAAAGGCTTCAAAACACATTTGATTCATCATCGGTGCTTCATCCCAAATAATCAATTTCGTTTCAATCAAAAGTCTAGCATGATGGCTTCCTTGAGGTATAATGCAAGTTGATTCTTCATTTATTAGAATAGAAATGCAAAATCTATAATGTGTTGTCTTCGCTCCAGACAACAGTAAATAAGCGATTTCGCTTGATGCTACATTCAAAACAATCTTTCCTATACATCTAACTGCAACAGACAACGTTCTCcacataaaagtttttatagTTCCACAATAACCATATAGAAAGAAGAAACCACTATTTTCATAAACAACTGATGATATGATCTCTTCATAAACATTCAAAGCCTGGAGCAAAAAGTAGTGAAAGAGTTGTGTAATGTGGTTTAGTTTGTAGTACCACTTCAATAGCCATTAAACATACCTTCGTTCCATATTGAAAGTTAATCTTATAAGCATGTTTGGTTGTTCTGTAAGATCCTAAATTGGATGTCGCACTAAACGATTGGATGGAATACACATGACCTTTACATATCTGACTCTGGAATTTATATATAAGTGTCCTCCTCACGAATGCATGGATTCGTACTCCCTGAAAAAACCCATATCAAATCATGTTCAAAAGCAACACATATAAAACATATGTGTATCAGAAGTTAGAGTTTTATGAAAAACTTACTTGTTCATCCAGTAGCACCATCTCCAGTGAAAAAGGGATTTTTTGTTTGGTGAAATCTTGCACACACCATAACCGTAAGACTCCAACAACCACATTCCATGACTCTTCTGTTGAATTGACGTCATCTAAAACATTGATTGTTTGATCTAATTTCAATATAGACATAATGTATAGAGAAAAAAGTTTTACTGAGAGAGCACAATACTGAAGTTCATTTAAATAGTGTCTACATTGCCTACCTATAGAGCACACCTTCAAATCCACTTCTTCTTACGCTTTCCATATTGAACTTTGAATGTGCCAACCAACTTTTAACACAATTAAGGTAAACCAAACACACAACTTTTTTAGAGCACACAATTCATAGCTACATCACATTGCCTACAATAAGTTTGTTATATAGTAAAACAATTTTGCACATACTTTTTAGACTATTGCATAAAATATTGATTAACGTGCACTGCTGTCCTAAACCTCATTCAAACAATGTTACGAATCCAGACAAAATTAGTGCAGTTTTTGTGATACTTCCCATAATCCACTTTTTATTTACCAGTCAATTTCGACAACGTTGGGGAAAGCCCAAACCAGACCTTTTGCTCTATCACTCAAAACTTCATAGGATTTGCAGCTTTGACAATTGGTTTACTTCATGCAAAACATCAGGTTGCATTATATACAGATGTGCAAACATTGATTAATGTGCACTGCTCTCATAAAAGCATAAACAATGTTATAAATGCAGCCAAAATGCAATCAGTTTTCTTTTTGTATTGATAGTTCTGGCAACATGTTCACTTCATAGGCAACAtcattttgtattatattatgtGTTTATATAAGCTCTTATTGTACATTCACTTTTCATTAATCAGAACAATTGGAGCACCTTTCAATTGAAACTGAACTTTGAATTGGAAGACTGGGTTGACTGTTGTAAACATATCTTGCCTACAACACCCTATGATATAGATTTCTGAATGCAATTATGAACTTCATATAACTatagaacaaatttttttaagcGTAGGATTCAATTGCAGGAAACAATAATTCTGCACATACTTTTGACACATTTGGGATGGCTTCTtcaactttatacattattgcATAAAACATTCATCAATGTGCATTGCTGTCATAATACAAACCCCATTCAAACAATGTTATAAATCAAGTCAAAGTTAGTGTTGTTTTTGTGATACTTTCCATAATGAAGTTTCTATTTGGTGCCACATGAATTTCCATAAttcactttcaatttttttatgagtGTGAGTTTAAATTGCAGCaaacatttttgttaacatCATTCAAAAACTTGCTTATTTCAACATTGTCAACAAAATTTGGTCAAACCAATTGGAACACCATTCAGGTAATATGAAAGCACATTTTTTAATCTAGGGAATTGATCTTCTTGAATTGTGAACCTTGGTTGAATGCTCTGAATACATATTGCCTACAACACACATTTTTGGTATggaattattaattttagacaACACCCTATAACGTGCATTTAGAATTATACTTTATACTTAGGTTACATTTCCTACATTGTTATATATAGGCATTCAAACTTTAAGCTGcagtacatttttttttaagtccACATTATATTGACATTCTACTCAAATAAATAGATTTtgtaaattattcaaatttctaaacaaatataaatcataaattacttaataaatataaatactaaattaCTTAATATCCTACTTAATATAACatttgtataaatattataatgtcCTACTTAATATAACAAATAATCAGaagataattaaataatttcaataatttatacgTTAAAGTATTCTTAAAAATATAcactatattaattttaatttgtaaccGTAAGttctaaaaatacttttaaattattatgtatattatattaattttatatgtatattatattaattttaatttgtaacaATAAGTccttaaaatacttttaaattaatatgtatGTGAAACTTGTAacgtaatatttaaaatgaaacaCATAATATAAGAAAACAAAACTAAACTTGTACTATTAAAATAAGCAGAACATTGTTTAAAATAAGCAAAACATTAAATTCACAAAAAAGATGTGCTTGgcaaattacattaaaaattacATTGTTTTAAAGTGCTAACAACTCCATCGGGGATACATCACTATTAGCCTCAAATATCAACTTATCACCTTCACGAAGTGCATGGATCTGACAAAACTCTCTCCATCCATAACTAAATTTAACAGAAGGTTTGGAAGGTGTCCTTATGAGAATTTTGCACTTTACTTCACTTTTAGGTCCATGCAGGTGAGTATACTTTAAACTGCTTTCCCGAATGTAGCTGGCAAATGCAATAAGAAGATCCTGCAAACAAACACGTGTATAAATAATTGAATGAAGTAATATAAAGTAAAGATattatgaaaagaaaatttatcaGGTGGTTTGAATTGCACTGATAGCGTGATAGTATGATAGTAAAATGAACATACGGACCATGAATGAGTGGGTCACGATTATGGATACGTTCATAAAATTTGTATACAAATGCATAATTTGATTTTCCCTTAAACACAATAAACTTAAAACAGCTATTTCctacataataaaaatatacatcGTGATTTCCGCGAAGGCCATAAAATTCTTGTATATCGACCACCCTCCAGACAGCTCAAGCCGAACCAAATCCATATTGCACTTAACAATGTGTCTATTGTTATCGTCATCCAccaaaaatcaagtatgacaAAGTTCATTGCCAAACTCTATGGCAAAGGCCTGATCAACTAAAGCATGATCctttacaaaaacaaaaaacatgtTACATCTTCATTAAcagtaatatgaaattaaaaagaaataaaagaaagcaTATCACGTCTAAGATGTGCATTGGGTGGAACTTTCCCTTAGATTCCATCATGAATAGTGTCATCCAAATTCGGAAAAGTTGGtactaaaacagaaaaacccaaaaatcagaaaaaataaaatcagcCAAAACCAAATAAATAGACTATTGAGAaggaaaaaatattaacatgcagagaagtgtgaaaaaaaaacaccaaaaaATGAATGAGAAGTGTGCACATTGAAAAAATAcagaacaacaaaaataaaatatggcaAAACCCAAGAAACATACTATTGAGAAGGAAAAGATATTAACATGCAGAGAAGTGTAGATAAAATACCACAAAATGTATGAGAAGTGTGCACAGTGGAAAAATACAAAACAGGAAAAGTAAAATCAGACAAAACCCAAAAAATAGACTATTGAGAAAGGAAACATATTAAGATGAGAACTGTAGATAAAATACCACAAAATGTATAAGAAGTGTGCATTGTGGAAAAATACAAAATAGGAAAAGTAAAATCAGGCAAAACCCAAGAAATAGACTATTGAGAAGATAAACATATTAACATGCAGGGAAGTATAGATAAAATACCACAAAATGTATGACAAGTGTGCACAgtgaaaaaatacaaaacagGACAAATAAAATCAAGCAAAACCCAAGAAACAAACTATTGAGAAGCAAAATATATTAGCATGTAGAGAACTTAATGAAAAGATAAAGGACAAAAATATGCAtcgaaaaaaattaaaaaaggaaATACAAACAAACCTATTTGGTTGCATGGCCTTCCTTGTGAACAAAGGCAAGATGTGTGGACGTAGTTTGCCATAATAGAACGCTCCAAAAGAACAAAATAATTAGGGATTAGAATGCAAAACAAAAAACTCTTCAAAGGAAAAGAATAGGTTTAAATGAGATGTACCATCAGAAAGAAGATATCAATGAGATGTGCAGAGTGCATGTACAATCAGAATGAAGATAGCAATGAGAAATCATCATTGCACTTAATTAATGACTATGGAATTCGAAACAAACTATAAATATCTGAAGAGTAACCACTTAGgtggaataataataataataataaattaaaaaaataatgataataataaattaaaaaaataataaacaaatagaaacaaaattaccttctcaAAGTCGGATCCAATGCgcaaaactggaaacaaaatgAGATGAACATAATAGCTTTTCTTATATCAAATGCAAAAAACTACAAGCCCaaagtaaagtgagaatgaaatgTGATGAATAGAATGAAAGCCATATGCAGAAGAAAATAAACGAAAAGAGAAATACCTTCTCAAAGCCATATGAGGAAGAAAACTGGAACAAAATAGAGAGATCAAATGCACATTTCAAATATAATGCAAAATAGAATGCAGTGTTAGCAGAACAAAACAAGAAGCAAAAGAAAACTAGAAACGAAAGACCAAATACAGTGCGAGCAAAAGAAAACACAAAGCAACAATACGAACCTGCAAATGGAAAATGGAAGGCAGTGCCAATAGAAGAAATCTGAAACCCTAATACAAAACCCTAATTTTGGCAACAGAGGAAAACATTGGGGAGAAGAGGAATTGGGTCGATTTTTGAATTTGATCTCAACTAAATAAAAGAGCATTCGCTTTTGACACGTGTCCACCTTTGAGAGAAGTTGAATGAGAGAGCATCCGCTTTTGACACGTGTAAACCTTTCTTCTTTcagtaattttctttttcaatttttttttcaaaaaaacatgAGAAGAACACATGGAAAATGATTTTGTTTGTGCTACCTAGAATTGTAACAAGTATAGATTTTTAATGATTACATTGTCTATTGGAGGTAAAAGCGAAAGTAATATTGTTTCCAACAATAACTATTTTGTGTGCATTGTGTGCATTTATATGCATTGTGTGCATttactgaattttttttatagtcaTATTGGTAATGGTGGGTATATATTTTTactcaaaataatttaattttatcatagCATTTAGGGGTTTTAGTTGTTGAAAAATTGTATCCTTTGtcattttggatttttttttctagtgttTCTTTTTGTGTTCTcacatattttttctaaattagaaaataatttagataatGCCTATATATAAAGGTAATTTCtcattataattgtttttatgtacataaagttattaatattttattttattgttttattttggatatttcaattattttctatttttttaagtatttactaaataactaatttttcttatcattaattgaaaacatttttttattttatttttaatattaatatactgTCAATTCATAAAAAGtagttatcaattttaaattttaaatgtataatAGTTTGTCAAACGTGGaacgaaaaaaattatttaaacgtGAAACAATTTATTAAACATGTAACATAGTGTAACATAGCATGTAGCAGGTAATATGTAGCAATTAACAATaataggtagcaggtaacatgtaATAGATAACacgtaacaggtaacaggtaacaacTAACAAATAACGAGTAATAAGTAGCAAGTAAAAGGTAGCAGATAATAGGTAACAAGTAACCggtagcaggtaacaagtaACAAGTAATAGGTGACAAGTATtaggtaacaggtaacaagtAACAGGAAGCAGATAACAGGTAGTAGATAAAAGGTAGCGGGTAACATGTAGCAAATAACATGTAGCAAGTAACAAGTATTAGGTAACAAGTAATAGGAAACAAGTAACAAGTAACAAATAacaggtagcaagtagcagATAACACGTTTTAAGTAGCAGACAACAGGTAACTGGTAGCATGtaacaagtagcaggtagcaggtagcaggtagcaagtagcaTGTAGCAAGTAGTAGGTAGTAGGTAGCAAGTAACAAGCAGCGGGTAACACATTCcaagtaacaggtagcaggcaACAGGTACCAAGCAAGTAATAGGTAGCAGATAATAGTAGGTAGCAGATAATAGATAGCAAATAGCATATAGCATGTAGTAGGTTGTAAATAGTAGGCAACAGATAGTAGATAGCAAATAACAGGTAGCAAATAGTAGATAATAGGTAACAGTTAGTAGATAACAGCTAATAAATAATAGGTAGCATATAACAGGTAACATGTAATAGGTAGTAGGTAGGAGGTAGCTGATAGCTGATAGTTGGCAGCATGTAGcatgtaacaggtaacaggtaacaatAACAAGTAGCAGTAGCAGGTAGCAAGCAACAATACAAGTTGTATAAATTATGATTGTTTAATTGTCAATGTTCCTCATTATGATCAATCAATATAGGTAGAATATAGAGAAGCAAAATATCTCAAACTGTTAAATACAAATCATTCAGAATTTTGTAGGGGTACAAAGTTATCTTGAAGTCATTGTTGGTGTGGGTGTTGACTGGAAAGATGGATGTaggtagcaagtagcaggtagcaggtaatagATTATAGGTAAAAGGCaaaaggtagcaggtagtagatAACAGATATCAGGTAGTAGGTAACAAGTAGCAAGTAGCATGTAACAGATAGCAGGTAagaggtagcaggtagcaagtagcTGATACCTAATAGCAGGTAACATCAGCAGATATCAGATATCAGGTAACATCAGCAGATATCAGATATCAGGTAACATCAGCAGATATCAGATATCAGGTAACATCAGCAGATATCAGATATCAGGTAACAAATATCacgtaacaggtaacaggtagcaagtAGTAGGTAGCACCCTAACATGTAACAAGTAAAAAGTAGCACGTAGCAGGTAACTACATGTAGAAATTATGATTGTTTAATTGTTAATGCTCCTCATTCTGATCAATCAATATAAGAAGAAGatagagaaacaaaaaataagtataatatCCCAAGTTGCTACTTAAATACAAATCATTCAGATTTTTGCACAGGTACAAAGTTATCTTGATGTCATTGTTGATGTGGGTGTCAACTGGTAAGATGAATGTGTTCCGAATAGGCCAGAGAATAGGAGAGATATAActgttttcttattattttattttgtttattttgtcattttataattacttaaaactaaaacaaacaaaaaagttaacattaaatttgaaagaaacTATTTGAGAGACGCGCActacatttatttgaaatgaaTGAGTTAAATAAAACTTTGAATTGAAAGGTGGTTTGAAAAACACCTTTCAATTCAAAGCACACTATAAAACAAAACTTTGAGAGAAGTGTGATAAAAAGAGActaaaagagaataaaaaataaaaagaaaaagaaacataagaAAATGAATGTAAACCATAAGGAAAGGgattagaaaatatatattttcttaggGTTTGTTACAGAAGTTTCACATCttaatcttcttctttttctttatattattatattcatttgttttagttttacattagtaacaaatcaaaattatgttcattatgttataaatttgtatttgtttaatatattttgtatgataactaattataattattaaaattgtatgtTGAAACTCATAGCTGATGAGAGAAAATGTttctatcttattttttatttacaaaaaaatataaatataacaataataaaaataaaaaatgcagatattt
The sequence above is a segment of the Phaseolus vulgaris cultivar G19833 chromosome 2, P. vulgaris v2.0, whole genome shotgun sequence genome. Coding sequences within it:
- the LOC137809305 gene encoding uncharacterized protein, with protein sequence MRLNNAKSNVSADNIKEFVDWILNIGNDRIGLNENGECVVEIPHDLLIEATKTPLLSLVNFVYPNLLTDMTCPGYFEDGAILCPITESVEQVNDFILSLLSAKEITYLSSDTPCQSYEDREIEGEWFTFEFLNEIKCSRIPNHDLHLKIGVPIMLLRNIDQANGLCNGTRLQVIDLKKNVICATILTRSNIGDKIFISRMNLIPLYAVQLYDKP